Proteins from a genomic interval of Verrucomicrobium sp.:
- a CDS encoding DUF2934 domain-containing protein, whose protein sequence is MIPSKEAIAERAYELWVEAGSPPGRAQEFWLKAEEDLESREFDQDHPRRTPLPRHADVSLYN, encoded by the coding sequence ATGATCCCCTCCAAAGAAGCCATCGCCGAGCGGGCGTACGAGCTGTGGGTCGAGGCCGGCAGCCCCCCGGGCCGGGCGCAGGAGTTCTGGCTGAAGGCCGAGGAAGACCTCGAAAGCCGCGAATTCGACCAGGACCACCCGCGCCGGACCCCGCTGCCCCGTCACGCCGACGTTTCCCTCTACAACTAA